The following proteins come from a genomic window of Panicum hallii strain FIL2 chromosome 8, PHallii_v3.1, whole genome shotgun sequence:
- the LOC112902635 gene encoding putative disease resistance protein RGA1 isoform X5, with amino-acid sequence MDSEDEIPFQILREITDGFSKERKLGQGAFGVVYKGVTRNGDDVAVKRLLNSSLDFKHQLKNELYNLRKLNHPNIVHVLGYCFETEQKPFIMKDGSKVFVDETQGALCLEYMHNGSLQQLLSDEFSGLEWHTRFKIIKGTCEGLKYIHELEEPIYHLDLKPDNILLDKDMVPKIADFGLSRIIHKEPTRITQNPYGTQGYQPREYIDSGEISGKFDIFSLGVIMIRVVSGPKGYPKCLDMCLDEFVDQVQRNWRNRLQATYSSGSLVEAYCHQVKTCIQLAWLCVEEDSKKRPNIGKITEKLNEIETAIGEFVHKPTEILQLPQKGCIKNVSGMTMHYNKNIDMRNKSTDVKGQHQNINLIGPSCSEPEFVDARQTSSDVVEELIVGRAEEKRKIIGSLLAGMSEKIIILPIYGIGGIGKTTLARLIYNDPNFKCYTHVWVDVSRRFDLNKICESTISQISGKESRANERKIVHSCLTKLLSGKKILIVLDDLWEDDQFHLQELKDMLYHADSNIIILVTTRSERVAGRICTNLQPYKILPLTNDMCWDIIKQRSAFEARDDKKQLTNIGREIAQKCGGVALAAQSLGFTLRSMNFNQWMNVKDNDIWNEPVSTDASLPNHVLASLKLSYSQMDLSLKKCFSYCAIFPKGHKIVKYDVIYQWISLDFIKPTKILSNLQLCEKYIARLLGLSFFQHSASPTS; translated from the exons GGAGTGACTAGAAACGGAGATGATGTTGCTGTGAAGAGGCTTCTCAATTCCAGTCTAGACTTTAAGCATCAGTTAAAAAATGAGCTCTATAACCTCAGGAAACTTAATCATCCGAACATTGTACACGTTCTGGGCTATTGTTTTGAAACAGAGCAAAAACCATTTATCATGAAAGATGGAAGTAAGGTGTTTGTTGATGAGACACAAGGAGCGCTATGCTTGGAATATATGCACAATGGCAGCCTTCAACAACTTCTTTCTG ATGAGTTTTCTGGACTTGAATGGCACACACGGTTCAAAATAATCAAGGGGACTTGTGAGGGTCTAAAGTATATTCATGAGCTGGAAGAACCTATTTACCACTTGGACCTAAAACCTGACAACATATTGCTAGATAAGGACATGGTGCCAAAGATTGCAGATTTTGGTTTGTCCAGGATCATTCATAAAGAACCAACGCGAATCACACAAAATCCGTATGGAACACA AGGGTATCAGCCACGAGAATACATCGACAGTGGTGAAATATCAGGAAAATTTGACATATTTAGCTTGGGTGTCATAATGATAAGGGTTGTGTCAGGACCCAAGGGCTACCCCAAATGTCTAGATATGTGTTTGGACGAGTTTGTTGATCAA GTCCAAAGGAACTGGAGGAACAGGTTGCAGGCGACATACAGTAGTGGTTCCTTGGTTGAAGCATATTGCCACCAAGTAAAGACATGCATTCAATTAGCATGGTTATGTGTGGAGGAAGACAGCAAAAAAAGGCCCAACATAGGGAAGATCACTGAGAAGCTGAATGAGATTGAAACTGCCATTGGCGAG TTTGTTCACAAACCAACTGAAATATTGCAGCTTCCCCAGAAAGGATGTATAAAAAATGTTTCTGGAATGACAATGCATTATAACAAGAATATAGATATGAGAAACAAATCAACGGATGTCAAAGGTCAACACCAGAATATTAATTTGATAGGCCCTAGTTGCAGTGAGCCGGAATTTGTTGATGCACGACAAACATCGTCAGATGTAGTAGAAGAACTCATTGTTGGGAGGGCCgaggagaaaaggaaaataatTGGTTCTTTACTTGCGGGTATGTCAGAAAAGATCATCATCCTTCCTATATATGGTATTGGAGGCATTGGCAAGACAACTTTGGCAAGGTTGATTTACAATGATCCAAATTTCAAATGTTATACTCATGTATGGGTTGATGTGTCCCGGAGATTTGACTTGAATAAAATTTGTGAGTCTACAATTTCACAAATATCTGGAAAAGAAAGCCGGGCTAATGAAAGAAAGATAGTACATAGTTGCCTCACAAAACTACTTTCTGGTAAGAAGATTCTGATTGTTTTAGATGACCTGTGGGAGGATGATCAATTCCACCTGCAGGAGTTGAAGGATATGCTATATCATGCTGATAGCAACATAATTATTTTAGTAACAACACGCAGTGAACGTGTTGCCGGAAGAATCTGTACTAACCTTCAACCATACAAGATATTACCCTTGACAAATGACATGTGCTGGGATATAATAAAACAAAGAAGTGCTTTTGAAGCTAGAGACGACAAAAAACAGTTGACGAATATTGGAAGGGAGATCGCCCAGAAGTGTGGTGGTGTGGCTTTAGCAGCTCAATCTCTAGGCTTTACTTTGAGGTCCATGAATTTTAATCAATGGATGAACGTGAAAGACAATGATATCTGGAATGAACCTGTTTCAACCGATGCATCTTTGCCAAATCATGTTCTTGCATCTTTGAAGTTAAGTTATAGTCAAATGGATTTAAGCTTGAAGAAATGCTTTAGCTACTGTGCAATCTTTCCAAAAGGCCACAAGATAGTTAAATATGATGTAATTTATCAATGGATTTCTTTGGATTTCATCAAGCCAACCAAAATACTCTCCAATTTGCAGCTTTGCGAGAAGTATATTGCGCGGCTCCTGGGACTATCTTTCTTTCAACATTCAGCGTCACCCACG TCATGA